The Gammaproteobacteria bacterium genome includes a window with the following:
- a CDS encoding lmo0937 family membrane protein, with amino-acid sequence MLETIAVILIVLWLLGLVTSYTMGGFIHILLVVAIVVVLLRVIQGRRVV; translated from the coding sequence ATGCTTGAAACGATTGCGGTTATTCTGATTGTCCTCTGGCTGCTAGGCTTGGTTACCTCTTATACCATGGGCGGGTTTATTCATATTCTCCTGGTGGTTGCAATCGTGGTGGTCTTGTTGCGAGTCATCCAGGGTCGGCGTGTGGTGTAG
- a CDS encoding DUF4399 domain-containing protein — MWKRMLFGIAGLAAVGLIQAATPATDEPSLYFISPQDGETVTSPVTVRFGLRGMGVAPAGVEKAGTGHHHLLVDVTELPKGVPIPADDHHKHFGAGQTETTLELAPGRHTLQLLLGDYAHVPHDPPVVSKSITITVK, encoded by the coding sequence ATGTGGAAACGGATGTTGTTTGGAATTGCCGGCCTGGCGGCGGTGGGGCTGATACAGGCTGCAACGCCTGCGACGGATGAACCAAGCCTCTACTTCATCTCACCCCAGGATGGCGAGACGGTGACCAGTCCGGTGACCGTGCGGTTCGGCCTCAGGGGCATGGGTGTGGCCCCGGCCGGAGTCGAGAAGGCGGGGACCGGCCACCACCACCTGCTGGTCGACGTCACTGAGCTGCCCAAGGGCGTCCCGATTCCCGCCGACGACCACCACAAGCATTTCGGCGCCGGGCAGACCGAAACCACGCTGGAGCTGGCGCCTGGCCGCCACACACTGCAACTCCTGCTGGGTGATTATGCACACGTCCCCCACGACCCACCCGTGGTCTCGAAGAGCATTACGATTACGGTAAAATGA
- a CDS encoding glycine zipper 2TM domain-containing protein, whose translation MRAHTLIIISLIAAAALMAGCTNTNYRPASSDTSASSDSGVMYGVVEAIEAVPGGSGGIAGSGIGAGTVIGGVVGGVLGHQVGGGTGKDIATVAGVVGGAVVGHEVDKRTQQQNDTYNIRVRLDNGGYQTLNQPSVNDLRIGNRVRIENGNIYRY comes from the coding sequence ATGAGAGCGCACACCTTAATCATCATAAGCTTGATCGCTGCAGCAGCTCTGATGGCCGGCTGCACAAACACCAATTACAGACCCGCATCATCCGACACGTCCGCGTCATCTGATTCCGGCGTTATGTATGGCGTTGTCGAGGCGATCGAGGCAGTTCCTGGCGGTAGTGGTGGGATAGCGGGCAGCGGTATAGGCGCCGGTACTGTGATCGGTGGTGTCGTCGGCGGCGTGCTCGGCCATCAGGTCGGTGGTGGAACCGGCAAGGATATCGCGACCGTGGCCGGTGTGGTTGGCGGCGCCGTGGTGGGACACGAGGTCGATAAGCGCACGCAGCAGCAGAATGATACGTATAACATCCGGGTACGCTTAGACAACGGCGGCTATCAAACCCTGAATCAGCCGAGCGTCAATGACTTGCGTATTGGCAACCGTGTTCGTATCGAGAATGGAAACATCTACCGCTATTGA
- a CDS encoding cyclic beta 1-2 glucan synthetase, with translation MLRSELFSIEQLKRHAVTLAGQHNLDPRSGPDRLRPRLADNARVLRAAYDVVTAAVAQGQRIMPAEAWLLDNFYLIEQQISLARRHLPRAYSRQLPRLADGPSAGFPRIYNLALELISHMDGRVDNTNVTQFIAAFQTVEPLNLSELWAFPIMLQLALLENLRRVGLRIAHRREERDAAITWADRMLALAETEPRRLIQLLAEFAHADVPLTAPFVEEFYARLQAQGPAMSFVQTWVEQQLLEQGVTATQLSEGAGRTAAANHISIANSIGSLRFIGTTDWKDYVESLSVVEQTLREDPIGMYANQDFTTRDRYRHVIEDVARDSPCSEAAVAHAAIALAQAAAGRLGASDRSAHVGYYLIDHGRQSLEREVGYRVPWKSRVNRVGRHFSLALYLVPILLLTALGTAVVLSPFDGSALNDWRYWFFAITGMIGATALAVPLVNLVVTLVLPPRTLPRMDYSQGIPDIHRTMVVVPTLLSSLQEVDDLLEALEIRYLGNRDSNLFFALLTDFRDAPEQSLPDDDVVLAYARESVQALNETYHEDRSGIFYLFHRPRVWNPVERVWMGYERKRGKLEQFNALLRGGAQGEFSDVIGDTSILESIKYVITLDTDTQLPRDVARALIGNIAHPLNRPVYDPAKGRIVEGYAILQPRASISMASAARSRFTKIYVGESGIDPYTREVSDVYQDIFGEGSFIGKGIYDVDAFRQALAGRFPENLILSHDLLESGYARSALVTDIELIEEHPASYAAETSRRHRWIRGDWQIAGWLLPRVPGPPGLNGAKPQRQPNPLTALSMWKILDNLRRSLVSAALLALLTGGWLFGPRSAWFWSLLVVVVIFLPTLLSTAIEFIRKPAERGWRVHVSVTGKTVGRPITIALLTLVMLPYDTLIRLDAILRSGVQMLFTRRGLLLWQLPSYTSRDIRRTPTDYLREMWAGPALAVALGLVLSGGWTVAGSGAMTWYMSAPMLLLWLLSPLVGWWISKPLVSRVPRLSASQRIFLRASARRTWRYFEKFVGPDDNWLPPDNFQEYPTPAIASRTSPTNIGMALLSDLAAYDFGYIPASGLLQRVENTLTTLEKLERYRGHFFNWYDTRTLQALHPQYVSSVDSGNLLGSLLTLQAGLAELKEQPVLSVNAFQGLQDTLQVLVDHVPVLSTPELMQKVRSLQAALETLTLSRQPQTLASADNILEGIHRSGGGLVAWLPADTDIDGELYYWAQVFDTQAQTLREDLLSLVPDPRRFDHIPTLATLATSGRTADAEVHSQLGSATAVGSDYKAAAERIRSIDDLVDRCRELTEMDFEFLYDTSSSLLAIGYDVGERRRDPTCYDLLASEARLASFLVIAQGQVPQKHWFSLGRLLTSHGGDVSLISWSGSMFEYLMPQLIMPSYENTLLDQTCKAAVSRQIEYGRQRAVPWGISESCYNATDIHQAYQYRAFGVPGLGFKRGLGDDLVIAPYASALALTALPLEACRNLQGLAESGFLGSYGFYEAIDYTPSRVPRGKNHALVRTYMAHHQGMSLLAFGYALLDRPMQRRFLSDPLVRATKLLLQERVSKQGAMLHPHAAEVTAAARPAAAEPGAIMRIFTHPNTVIPEVHLLSNGRYHVMATHAGGGYSRWHDLAVTRWREDATIDGWGTFIYLRDRDTGRYWSTAYQPTLRKADHYEAIFVQARAEYRRRDEAIETHTEVSVSAEDDVEIRRVTLTNQSSRQRHIEVTSYAEVVLAPLNADLAHRVFSNLFVQTEILPDRQAILCTRRPRMPDERMPWMFHLFAAPGVHSDKLSYETDRARFIGRGRTAANPLVLENNDNLTPASKGPDMRGSKGISQRLSNTEGPVLDPIVAIRRTLTLSPDESATVQIISGIAATREAALVLLEKYCDGHFVERAFEMAWFRSQEVLHQINATEADAQVFGRLASFLIYSHILHRAAPSVIARNQLGQSGLWRFAISGDLPIVLLQIGDLNRIELVKQALQAHTYWRMKGLAVDLVIMNEDFSGYRAVLHDQIIGLINAGPEAHSIDRPGGVFVRRVDELSEDERVLLQTVARVVFSDAAETLVEPLERRVAAGRVSDRLGPLQPVTEETIYPLAARERIFCNGLGGFTPDGREYVITLEPGQSTPAPWVNVIASPHIGTVVSESGSAYTWVENAHEFRLTTWHNDPLSDSSGEALYIRDEDTGVFWSPTPLPALTPDRRRSGYVCRHGFGYSVFEHYEAGIASELFTYVAMDAPVKFVVIKVRNHTKRPRRLSLTGYWELVLGEWRHANMMHIVTEKDPGSGALFARNAYGRECADRVVFAHINYEGASERERTVSGNRTEFIGRNGTLARPAAMHRKRLSGKTGAGFDPCAALQTQFELAEGQEREIVLLFGAARDTEEAQRFIQRFAGPVGARQALEAVWEYWNHTLGAVQVETPDPALQVLANGWLMYQTLSCRLWARSGYYQSGGAYGFRDQLQDTMALIHATPWLAREQLIRCAERQFPQGDVQHWWHPPKGQGVRTRISDDYLWLPYATCRYVLATGDTSVLDVAVHFLEGRELFPEEEAYYDQPQRSADVASLYEHCVRSLKHGLRFGPHQLPLMGGGDWNDGMNLVGHEGKGESVWLGWFLYENLELFSGLARDRGDMDFAELCNEQGAQLRKNIEAHGWDGDWYRRAYFDDGTPLGSAENDECQIDSISQSWAVISGGGDPQRAHQAMAAVDRRLVRRDARLIQLLDPPFDVSDLEPGYIKGYLPGVRENGGQYTHAAIWTTWAFALLEDRERAWELFGLLNPIERGAEPERMRRYMVEPYVMCADIYAAPPHAGRGGWTWYTGAAGWMYRLIVETLLGLQLKVDHLLIAPRIPADWDTYKIHYRYRETVYHINIRRSAEPSGSAIRVTLDGNLVAGDSVDRAGRPQGMIPLVDDRREHHVEVVLS, from the coding sequence TTGCTTCGCTCTGAATTATTCAGTATCGAGCAACTGAAGCGTCACGCGGTAACGCTGGCAGGCCAGCACAATCTTGATCCGCGTTCAGGCCCTGACCGGTTGCGGCCCCGGCTGGCGGATAACGCACGCGTTTTGCGGGCGGCCTATGATGTCGTGACTGCCGCCGTTGCGCAGGGACAACGGATCATGCCGGCCGAGGCCTGGTTGCTCGACAACTTTTATCTGATCGAACAACAGATCAGCCTGGCGCGTCGACATTTGCCACGCGCATACAGCCGGCAGTTGCCACGCCTGGCTGACGGCCCCTCAGCCGGTTTCCCCCGTATCTATAACCTGGCGCTGGAGCTGATATCCCATATGGACGGCCGCGTCGATAACACCAACGTGACCCAGTTCATCGCCGCCTTCCAGACCGTCGAACCGCTGAATCTGAGTGAATTATGGGCCTTTCCGATCATGCTGCAGTTGGCGCTGTTGGAAAATCTCCGCCGCGTCGGCTTGCGCATTGCCCATCGACGCGAGGAGCGCGATGCAGCCATTACCTGGGCAGACCGCATGCTCGCGCTGGCGGAAACAGAACCAAGGCGGCTGATCCAGTTACTGGCCGAGTTTGCCCATGCTGATGTACCGCTGACCGCGCCGTTTGTGGAGGAGTTTTATGCAAGACTCCAGGCTCAGGGACCCGCCATGTCATTCGTTCAAACCTGGGTCGAACAACAGTTGCTGGAACAAGGAGTGACAGCAACGCAGCTGTCGGAAGGCGCAGGCCGAACAGCCGCGGCTAACCATATATCCATTGCCAACAGCATTGGCAGTCTGCGCTTTATCGGGACAACGGACTGGAAGGATTACGTCGAGTCACTCAGCGTCGTCGAACAGACCTTACGTGAAGATCCAATAGGGATGTATGCCAATCAGGATTTCACCACCCGCGACCGGTACCGGCATGTCATCGAGGATGTGGCAAGGGACAGTCCATGCAGTGAGGCGGCAGTAGCACACGCAGCCATTGCCCTTGCGCAGGCCGCTGCAGGGCGACTCGGCGCGAGCGATCGTAGTGCCCATGTGGGCTACTACCTGATCGATCATGGACGGCAGAGTCTGGAGCGGGAGGTCGGTTACCGTGTGCCGTGGAAATCACGCGTGAACCGGGTAGGCCGGCATTTCAGCCTGGCACTTTATCTGGTTCCCATCCTGTTGCTCACCGCACTGGGAACAGCGGTCGTACTCTCTCCTTTCGATGGATCCGCACTGAATGACTGGCGCTACTGGTTCTTTGCCATCACCGGCATGATCGGCGCGACAGCACTGGCCGTCCCGCTGGTGAACCTGGTCGTCACACTGGTCCTGCCGCCGCGTACGCTGCCGCGAATGGATTATTCGCAGGGCATTCCGGATATTCACCGCACCATGGTGGTTGTTCCCACCTTGTTGAGCAGTCTGCAAGAGGTCGATGATCTTCTTGAGGCGTTGGAGATACGCTATCTCGGTAATCGTGATTCCAATCTATTCTTCGCCTTGCTGACGGATTTCCGTGACGCGCCCGAGCAGTCGCTACCAGATGATGACGTAGTGCTTGCCTATGCACGCGAATCTGTACAGGCCCTCAATGAGACCTACCATGAGGACCGTTCAGGCATCTTCTATCTGTTTCACAGGCCCCGGGTATGGAATCCAGTTGAACGGGTGTGGATGGGCTATGAGCGCAAGCGGGGCAAACTGGAACAGTTCAATGCTTTACTCCGGGGCGGGGCGCAGGGCGAATTTTCGGATGTGATCGGTGATACGTCCATCCTTGAATCCATAAAGTACGTCATCACCTTGGATACCGATACGCAACTGCCGCGAGACGTGGCCCGTGCGCTGATTGGTAACATCGCTCACCCGCTCAACCGACCGGTATACGATCCCGCCAAGGGGCGCATTGTTGAAGGTTACGCGATCCTGCAGCCGCGCGCATCGATAAGTATGGCCAGCGCCGCGCGCTCGCGGTTTACAAAAATTTACGTAGGTGAATCCGGAATCGATCCCTACACGCGTGAGGTGTCGGATGTCTATCAGGATATTTTCGGGGAAGGCTCGTTCATCGGCAAAGGCATCTATGATGTAGATGCCTTTCGCCAGGCGCTCGCGGGGCGTTTTCCCGAGAACCTCATCCTCAGCCACGACTTGCTGGAGAGTGGCTACGCGCGCTCGGCGCTGGTGACCGATATCGAGCTCATTGAGGAGCATCCTGCCAGTTACGCCGCCGAGACCAGCCGACGACATCGGTGGATACGCGGCGACTGGCAGATTGCCGGCTGGCTGCTTCCGCGCGTGCCCGGACCACCTGGCCTGAATGGGGCAAAGCCACAGCGGCAACCCAATCCGCTCACCGCCCTGTCGATGTGGAAAATTCTCGACAATCTTCGACGCAGTCTCGTGTCGGCAGCGCTGCTTGCGTTGTTGACAGGTGGGTGGCTGTTCGGTCCGAGGTCAGCGTGGTTCTGGAGTCTGCTGGTCGTGGTAGTGATCTTCTTACCTACCTTGCTGTCCACCGCGATCGAGTTTATCCGTAAGCCAGCAGAACGGGGTTGGAGGGTACACGTGAGTGTGACCGGTAAAACCGTAGGGCGTCCGATCACGATCGCTCTGCTGACGTTGGTTATGTTGCCTTACGACACATTGATCCGTCTCGATGCGATTCTGCGCTCTGGTGTGCAGATGTTGTTTACTCGCCGTGGGTTGCTGCTTTGGCAATTGCCATCCTACACAAGCCGCGACATACGCCGCACGCCAACCGATTATCTCCGGGAGATGTGGGCTGGCCCTGCGTTGGCTGTGGCTCTGGGCTTGGTACTGAGCGGAGGTTGGACAGTGGCTGGCAGCGGGGCGATGACGTGGTACATGTCTGCACCCATGTTGCTGCTGTGGTTGCTGTCACCCCTCGTCGGCTGGTGGATCAGCAAGCCGTTAGTCTCACGCGTACCGAGGTTGAGTGCGTCGCAGCGAATATTCCTGCGTGCGTCGGCCCGGCGTACCTGGCGCTATTTCGAGAAGTTCGTCGGCCCTGATGATAACTGGTTGCCGCCCGATAATTTCCAGGAATATCCCACCCCAGCGATTGCTTCACGTACTTCGCCAACGAATATCGGTATGGCGCTGCTGTCCGACCTGGCGGCGTACGATTTCGGGTATATCCCTGCCAGCGGATTGCTGCAGCGTGTCGAGAATACGTTGACAACATTGGAAAAGCTGGAGCGCTATCGTGGTCATTTTTTCAACTGGTACGACACGCGCACACTGCAAGCGTTGCACCCTCAATATGTCTCTTCAGTGGACAGCGGCAACCTGCTCGGCAGCCTGCTCACCCTGCAAGCGGGGCTGGCCGAATTAAAAGAACAGCCGGTGCTCTCAGTAAATGCATTTCAGGGACTGCAGGACACCTTACAGGTACTGGTCGACCATGTGCCTGTGTTATCCACCCCGGAACTTATGCAGAAGGTAAGGTCTCTGCAGGCTGCGCTGGAGACACTCACACTGAGCCGGCAGCCACAGACGCTGGCCAGTGCCGACAACATACTGGAAGGGATTCACCGTAGTGGTGGCGGACTGGTTGCCTGGCTGCCAGCGGATACCGATATCGATGGTGAACTGTATTACTGGGCACAGGTCTTCGACACACAAGCTCAAACACTTCGAGAAGACCTGCTGTCGCTGGTGCCAGACCCGCGGCGCTTCGACCACATCCCGACATTGGCGACACTGGCCACGTCGGGGCGTACCGCTGATGCTGAAGTGCATTCACAACTCGGGTCAGCCACTGCGGTGGGTTCAGATTACAAGGCCGCAGCGGAACGGATAAGAAGTATCGACGATCTGGTGGATCGCTGCCGTGAACTGACGGAAATGGACTTTGAGTTTCTTTATGATACATCGTCCAGCTTGCTGGCCATTGGTTACGATGTGGGGGAACGCCGTCGGGATCCAACCTGCTACGATCTGTTGGCATCCGAAGCCCGTCTGGCCAGCTTTCTGGTTATCGCGCAGGGACAGGTTCCGCAGAAGCATTGGTTCTCACTCGGCCGTCTGCTGACAAGTCATGGTGGGGACGTCAGCCTGATTTCGTGGAGCGGCTCGATGTTCGAATACCTCATGCCGCAGCTGATCATGCCGAGTTACGAGAACACCTTACTGGATCAGACCTGCAAGGCCGCAGTATCGCGGCAGATCGAATACGGTAGACAACGCGCTGTGCCCTGGGGTATTTCGGAGTCCTGCTATAACGCCACCGATATTCACCAGGCCTATCAATACCGTGCATTCGGTGTCCCCGGGCTGGGTTTCAAGCGTGGTCTGGGAGATGACCTGGTGATTGCACCATACGCCAGCGCACTGGCCCTGACGGCCCTGCCGCTGGAAGCGTGTCGTAATCTGCAAGGATTGGCTGAGAGCGGGTTTCTCGGCAGCTATGGCTTTTACGAGGCGATTGACTACACACCCTCGCGCGTGCCGCGAGGCAAGAACCATGCCCTTGTACGCACTTACATGGCGCATCATCAAGGTATGAGCCTGTTAGCCTTCGGGTACGCGTTGCTCGACCGACCGATGCAGCGCAGATTCCTGTCGGATCCCCTGGTGCGGGCGACGAAATTGCTGCTTCAGGAACGGGTATCGAAGCAGGGCGCGATGCTGCATCCGCATGCCGCCGAGGTGACTGCTGCCGCGCGGCCCGCGGCGGCAGAACCCGGCGCAATCATGCGCATATTTACCCACCCGAACACAGTGATACCTGAAGTTCACCTGCTATCCAACGGCAGGTATCACGTTATGGCGACCCATGCCGGCGGGGGTTACAGCCGGTGGCATGATCTGGCGGTCACCCGTTGGCGCGAGGATGCCACCATCGATGGCTGGGGCACCTTCATCTACTTGCGCGACCGCGATACGGGGCGGTATTGGTCGACTGCGTATCAGCCGACACTGCGCAAGGCCGATCATTATGAGGCGATATTCGTTCAGGCGCGGGCCGAATACCGACGGCGTGATGAGGCGATCGAGACGCATACCGAGGTCAGTGTTTCTGCGGAAGATGATGTTGAGATCCGTCGCGTTACACTCACCAACCAGTCGTCCCGACAGCGCCATATCGAGGTGACGAGCTACGCCGAAGTCGTGTTGGCGCCGCTGAACGCCGATCTGGCCCATCGGGTTTTCAGTAACCTGTTTGTACAGACAGAAATCCTTCCTGACCGACAGGCGATTCTCTGCACGCGGCGGCCCCGGATGCCGGATGAACGGATGCCGTGGATGTTCCACCTGTTCGCGGCACCCGGCGTCCATAGCGACAAACTTTCCTATGAAACCGACCGGGCACGATTCATCGGCCGGGGCCGAACCGCCGCCAATCCTCTGGTACTGGAAAACAATGACAATCTGACACCAGCCTCCAAAGGGCCGGATATGCGGGGAAGTAAGGGGATATCCCAGCGATTATCGAATACAGAGGGTCCGGTGCTCGATCCCATCGTGGCAATCCGCCGCACGCTCACCTTGTCACCCGATGAATCGGCGACCGTGCAGATCATCTCCGGGATCGCTGCTACACGGGAAGCGGCATTGGTCTTGTTGGAAAAATATTGTGATGGGCACTTCGTGGAGCGGGCCTTTGAGATGGCCTGGTTTCGGAGCCAGGAGGTGCTGCACCAGATCAACGCCACCGAAGCCGATGCACAAGTCTTTGGCCGTCTGGCCAGCTTCCTGATTTATAGCCATATCTTACACCGGGCCGCGCCCAGCGTCATTGCCCGTAATCAGCTGGGTCAGTCAGGGCTTTGGCGTTTTGCGATCTCGGGTGATCTGCCGATCGTTCTGCTGCAGATCGGCGACCTGAATCGCATCGAGCTGGTAAAACAGGCGCTGCAGGCCCATACCTACTGGCGAATGAAGGGCCTGGCTGTTGACCTGGTCATTATGAACGAGGATTTCTCAGGCTACCGGGCGGTTCTACACGACCAGATCATAGGACTGATCAATGCAGGCCCGGAGGCGCACAGTATCGACAGACCGGGTGGCGTATTCGTCCGGCGTGTCGATGAACTTTCCGAAGATGAGCGCGTTCTGCTGCAGACGGTCGCGCGTGTCGTGTTCAGCGATGCCGCTGAGACATTGGTCGAGCCATTGGAGCGGCGCGTAGCGGCGGGGCGTGTGTCGGACCGCCTGGGACCATTGCAACCGGTGACAGAAGAAACCATCTATCCGCTGGCGGCACGGGAGCGAATTTTCTGTAACGGTCTGGGCGGCTTTACCCCCGATGGACGCGAATACGTCATCACCCTTGAGCCCGGGCAGAGCACGCCGGCACCGTGGGTCAATGTCATTGCAAGCCCGCACATCGGTACGGTCGTCAGCGAGAGTGGCAGCGCCTATACCTGGGTGGAGAACGCTCACGAGTTTCGTCTGACCACCTGGCATAACGACCCGCTGAGCGACAGCAGCGGTGAGGCGCTTTACATTCGCGACGAGGACACCGGTGTGTTCTGGTCGCCAACGCCATTGCCAGCGCTTACACCTGATCGACGCCGCTCCGGTTATGTATGCCGGCACGGGTTTGGCTACAGTGTGTTCGAACATTACGAAGCCGGCATCGCCTCGGAACTGTTCACCTATGTCGCCATGGACGCACCGGTAAAATTCGTAGTGATCAAGGTGCGCAACCATACGAAGCGGCCGCGTCGTTTGTCACTGACCGGGTATTGGGAGCTGGTGCTCGGTGAGTGGCGTCACGCCAATATGATGCACATTGTGACCGAGAAGGATCCGGGCAGCGGGGCACTGTTTGCCCGCAATGCCTATGGCCGCGAATGCGCCGATCGAGTCGTCTTTGCCCATATCAACTATGAAGGGGCCAGCGAGCGCGAGCGTACAGTGAGTGGGAACCGTACCGAGTTCATTGGGCGTAATGGCACGCTGGCCCGGCCGGCGGCCATGCACCGCAAGCGTTTGTCGGGTAAGACTGGTGCGGGTTTTGACCCGTGCGCGGCGCTACAGACCCAGTTCGAACTGGCCGAGGGACAGGAGCGCGAGATTGTGTTGCTCTTTGGCGCGGCTCGCGACACCGAAGAAGCACAGCGTTTCATTCAACGATTCGCCGGTCCGGTGGGCGCACGACAGGCCTTGGAAGCGGTATGGGAATACTGGAACCACACCTTGGGCGCGGTACAGGTGGAGACACCGGACCCGGCATTACAAGTGTTGGCCAATGGCTGGTTGATGTATCAGACACTATCGTGCCGGTTGTGGGCGCGCAGTGGCTATTACCAATCCGGTGGTGCCTATGGTTTCCGTGATCAGTTGCAGGACACGATGGCGCTGATCCATGCAACCCCCTGGTTGGCTCGCGAGCAGTTGATCCGATGTGCCGAGCGCCAGTTCCCCCAGGGTGATGTGCAGCACTGGTGGCATCCACCCAAAGGACAAGGTGTGCGCACCCGCATCTCCGATGACTATCTGTGGCTGCCCTATGCCACTTGCCGCTATGTGCTGGCGACCGGCGACACCAGTGTGCTCGACGTGGCCGTCCACTTCCTGGAAGGACGCGAATTGTTTCCGGAAGAGGAGGCCTATTACGATCAGCCGCAACGTTCGGCCGACGTGGCCAGCCTCTATGAACATTGTGTGCGTTCACTCAAGCACGGTTTACGCTTCGGCCCACATCAATTACCGCTGATGGGTGGCGGCGACTGGAACGATGGTATGAACCTGGTCGGTCACGAAGGGAAGGGTGAGAGCGTCTGGCTGGGCTGGTTCCTGTACGAGAACCTCGAGCTGTTTTCCGGCCTGGCACGGGACCGGGGCGATATGGACTTTGCCGAGCTGTGCAACGAACAGGGCGCACAACTACGGAAGAATATCGAGGCCCATGGGTGGGATGGAGATTGGTATCGACGCGCTTATTTCGATGATGGCACGCCGCTGGGCTCAGCCGAGAATGATGAATGTCAGATCGATTCGATCAGTCAGAGCTGGGCAGTCATTTCGGGTGGAGGCGATCCCCAGCGCGCCCACCAGGCCATGGCGGCAGTGGACCGACGCCTGGTGCGACGCGATGCGCGGTTGATCCAATTGCTGGACCCACCCTTCGATGTCTCCGATCTCGAACCCGGTTATATCAAAGGCTATCTGCCCGGTGTGCGCGAGAACGGCGGCCAATATACACATGCCGCAATCTGGACCACCTGGGCATTTGCCCTGCTGGAAGACCGGGAGCGTGCGTGGGAATTGTTCGGCCTGCTCAACCCCATCGAGCGCGGTGCTGAGCCGGAAAGGATGCGACGCTACATGGTCGAGCCCTATGTCATGTGCGCGGATATCTATGCCGCGCCGCCGCACGCCGGTCGCGGTGGCTGGACCTGGTACACCGGGGCGGCGGGCTGGATGTACCGACTGATCGTGGAAACTCTGCTGGGCCTGCAGTTAAAGGTCGATCATCTGCTCATTGCACCCCGCATCCCGGCCGATTGGGACACGTACAAGATCCACTATCGCTATCGCGAAACGGTCTATCACATCAACATCAGGCGCAGCGCCGAACCATCGGGGTCTGCGATCCGCGTGACGCTGGACGGTAACCTGGTCGCTGGTGACAGCGTCGACAGGGCCGGGCGACCGCAAGGCATGATCCCCCTTGTGGACGATCGCCGGGAACACCACGTTGAGGTGGTCTTGAGCTGA
- a CDS encoding Crp/Fnr family transcriptional regulator: protein MHDPQTPRQNYLLAALPDQDYARLLPHLELVPMPLGNVLYESGNELNHVYFPTTAIISLLYVMIDGASAEIAVVGNEGIIGVALFMGGQTMPNRAVVQSAGHAYRLKGQLLKQEFNRSGELQHLLLRYTQALLTQMAQTAVCNRHHSLDQQLCRWLLLSLDRLPSNELVMTQELIANMLGVRREGVTEAAGNLQRDGLIKYQRGRITVIDRPGLEARSCECYAVVKKESDRLLPEIGAH from the coding sequence ATGCACGATCCGCAAACACCCCGCCAGAACTATTTGCTTGCCGCCCTGCCGGATCAGGATTACGCCCGCCTTCTCCCGCACCTCGAACTGGTCCCGATGCCGCTTGGCAATGTGCTTTATGAATCCGGCAATGAGCTGAATCATGTCTACTTTCCCACCACGGCCATCATATCTCTGCTCTACGTCATGATCGATGGCGCCTCGGCCGAGATCGCCGTGGTCGGCAATGAGGGCATCATCGGTGTCGCCCTGTTCATGGGGGGACAGACCATGCCCAACCGGGCCGTCGTGCAAAGCGCCGGACACGCCTACCGTTTGAAAGGACAGCTCTTGAAACAGGAATTCAATCGTTCCGGTGAGTTGCAGCATCTGTTGCTGCGTTATACCCAGGCCTTGCTGACCCAGATGGCACAGACAGCGGTGTGCAACCGGCATCATTCGCTCGACCAGCAACTCTGCCGCTGGCTGTTGCTGAGCCTCGACCGTTTACCCTCCAACGAGCTGGTCATGACCCAGGAATTGATCGCCAATATGCTCGGTGTACGCCGCGAGGGTGTCACGGAAGCGGCCGGAAACCTGCAACGGGACGGCCTGATCAAATATCAGCGTGGCCGTATCACTGTAATCGATCGACCGGGCCTCGAGGCGCGCTCCTGCGAATGTTACGCGGTCGTCAAGAAGGAGTCTGATCGCCTGCTCCCGGAGATCGGCGCTCACTGA